The window TTGAGCATTGGACGGGGATGCAACGTCCCGAAGGGGCGAAGTTGTCCATGGCACCGTGGCAGAAATGGTATGCCAAAACTTACCCAGATCGTCCCGACGCGGTGTTGCCCAAGTCCGACGAATCGCGATGGGATCTGGAGCAACTGGTTCAGTATCTCGAAGGCGATCGAGGGCGAGTGGGGAATCCCGATCTTGGACACCACGTGTTTGCGAAAGCTCGTTGTGAACAGTGTCACCGCAGCGGTGTGGATGGTCAATCAGTGGGTCCCGATTTGACATCCATCGCTCGCCACTTCAGCAAACGCGAGATCGTCGAATCCATTCTCTACCCAGGTCACTTGGTCAACGAGAAGTTTAGCAGCAAGAAGGTGATGATGCTTGATGGCAACACCTACGTCGGCTTGGTGACCACCGAGAGCGACGGTTCGGTGCGGGTCCGTGACAGCAGCAATCGCATCGCGCGGGCGGAAGAACGCCAAATTGACCAGATTTTGCCGAGCAGTTCGAGTATCATGCCGAGCGGCTTGTTGGACGATTTGAGCATGCAAGAGATTAGTGATTTGATGAGCTATCTCGGCGTGGTTCAGCCGGTCGAGGTTGCATCGCGACCCGAGTAGGGGCGTTGGCGATCGATACAGCAAACGCCTGAGAGAGCACATTCCCCTTCCTTCGCCGACCTGCCACAATGGGGGCGGGTCGAGTCCGGTGTCGTGGGAACAGGAAGGTGTCCGGTTTGCTGAAGTCCGAATTGTTGATGCCGGCGGGTTCGCTGGAAAGACTTAAAGTTGCCGTGCTCTACGGCGCCGATGCGGTCTACTTGGGGACTCCGGATATGAGTCTGCGGACCAAATCCGATTTTGGGCTCGAAGAGGTCCTCGAGGGCGTTCGTTTTGCACACCAGCACAACGTTCGGGTCTATCTGACGTTGAACCTGTTTGCACACAACAAGGATGTCGAAAAGCTCGATGCGTTTGTGGACACGGTGCGGAAGGTTCAGCCCGATGGATTGATCATCGCGGATCCGGGCGTGTTTCAGTACGTACGAGACCGAGCTCCCGAGATCCCTCTACACGTGTCGACGCAGGCGAATGTTTGTTCGTCACTGGGTGTTCGTTTTTGGCACTCGCAAGGTGCCCAGCTTGTTGTTTTGGCGAGAGAAGTTTCCTTTGAGGAACTCTCGGAGATTCGACAAGATTGCCCCGAAGTCAAGCTCGAGGCGTTCGTTCACGGTGCGATGTGCATGACGTATTCGGGGCGATGCTTGCTGTCCAACTTCATGTGCGAGCGTGGGGCGAACCAAGGGAATTGCGCCAACAGTTGTCGTTGGAATTACAAGCTGCACCTGAAATTGAAAGACGGAACCATCAAGGATCTGGTGATCGATGATTCGAACCGCGAGATGTTCGAATTCTTGCTCGAAGAAGGGGTTCGACCGGGTGAGTTGATGCCGATTGTCGAGGATGAGCGAGGTTCCTACATCCTCAATAGCAAAGATCTCTGTCTGCTGCCGAAGTTGGATCAGTATTTGAAGCTAGGCATTGATTCGTTGAAGGTCGAAGGACGTAACAAGAGCATGTACTACGTTGCGGTGGTCGCGCGCGCCTATCGGATGGCGATCGATGCGTGGCAGCGAGATCCCGACCATTGGAGTCCCGATCCCTTCATGGCGGAATTGGAACGCGTCCCCAGTCGCGGATACACCTTGGCGTTCCATCACGGCCGGCTCACGAATCTCGCACACGGCTATCAACACACCGGGCAAGTCGCGGATGCGGAGTTCGCGGGATACGTCGTGGACCAACAAGAGGATGCGTTGATTATCGATGTCCGCAATCGCTTGGATGCAGGCGACGTGTTGGAGTTCGTACCACCCAGGTCGGAAGTGCCGGTTCGATTGCGTTTGTATGCGTTTGAAATTGTCGGGCGCCAGCAAACGCAAGAGGTCGTCCATGCCGGCCAAGGTTTACGATTGCGGGTCCCGTTGACTCGATTTGATCACGAGGATCGATCGACCCTTCGACAGCGATTGCCGGTGCTTACGGTCATTCGCAAGGAGAAGCCGCTGACCGAGGCAGAGCACGCGCGAGTGAAGTTGGACCGCGACGCGCGACGATTGGAAGCGGCAGAGCGGACCGATGGGAAGGATTCCGCCGAGCAAGACCGTTCACGCTACGCGTTGCACCAAATCCAGCTGCGGTCCGCGTTGGCAAAACAGGCGGAACGAGCCGAGCCGAAGTTTATTCGGCAGGGAAACCCGGGTTGTTGTGGTAAGGGCTGCAACGGATGCTTGGTGTTTTGGCACGATCCGGCGTATGCCAAGGGGCGAGAGTTGATGCAGCAGCAAAAGTTCGGCGAGCGTTTAAAGACAAAGGCGATTCGGCTCGGGGATTCGGAGCGGGGCTAGTGCGTTGTCCAGATAAAAAATTAGGATGAGACCGGACGGCTCGCGCCGTTCCGCTACAAGTTTTAGCGGTATTGGGCGCGAGCCCTCCGGTCCCTCGAACCCTAATGTTTTTGCTCCTCGGACGAATAAGTGGGTGAAAACCACCGAGAATTTGGCACTCGGGATCGGTGATTTGGAGTGCCTTTGCCGGTGCTCAAACACTCGCTCGGCGCTCCGCGGAAGGGGCTCATCCATACCATTTGGCTCTCCCACGCAATGGGTGGGTAGCTTTTTGCCATCTTCATTCCGATCCCCCGGTTTTTTAAGGCATTTCAGGGCAGAAAGAAGGTGTTCAGCGTCATTCCATCTCGAAGCCCAAAAAGAAACCCCGGAAAGACACGCTCGTTCGACCCTTTCCCAGCGAGAAACTCTGGCTCATCCGGCGGAAGCGTGCGCAGGAGGTTTTCGAGGCATCTCTCCGGTGTCCAATCATTGCTGGTAGCAGCTATTTTCACTTGTTTTATCGTGCAGTTTCCGGGAGAAACGGAGTGGAGCTCTGCAGAGGTGCAACTTGACAAGGGATATCCCGGTCGACGGTGCGCCAAGGGTGCTACCGGTTCCCTGCGGACGACCGTCCGTCGGGGACTCTTTTCTAAGACATCATTGGACACCGGAGCCATACCTCCAAAAAAACCTCGAGTCTGGGTTCCGCGCGCTTCCGTCGGATGAGCCGAAACTCTCCCCTTCCTGGCCCAGTTATCTCTCGGTAGGTTGCTCCGCAGCAGAGCCTGCCTCCCGTTTGACTGGGCAATCCTCAATAGGAAGGAGAACAGACATCCAATAGTTTGCAGTGACATGTGGCAGGCGTACTTGAAAGTGATTGCCAAGAAGGTCCCTCACGCGATTCGTATCCTGGACCGTTTTCACGTCATGCATCGGCAGGCGTGAAGAATCCGGGCTCGGTGCCAAACTGCTCGTTCATTGAGAGGCAATGGGATCAGCGGGCTTTGTATCGCACCGAATCAACAAGGCACCCTCGTCGTGCAATCGCTCGACGTTCTTTTCGAAGGTTGTGAACCAAGTCATCTTCTGCGCAGTTTGTTGCCACTGGATGTTGGCGACCTGCATGGAGGATTCGACCACAGCAAGGCGATTCTTGGCTTGTTTGAATGCAGTCAAGGGTTTGGGGCCTGGGCCCGTTAAAAATGCTTGCAGCTTGTTGCGTTCGATGCTCAGCGTGTTCAGATTTCGGCTCAACTGGTTGGCTTGTTTGTTCAAATAGAGCTGGCGGCTTTCCAGCCGGCTTAACGAAAACTGTTCCCGGGTCCCGCCGACGGCCTCGCAGGACCATTCCCCGCTGACGAAGAGCGATTCGGGGTCGTCGCTTTTTTCGAGTTGCAATTCCAACACCATTCCAATCGCTTCATCCAAGGTGATTCGCGTAACTTGATCGAACGATAGCTCGCCCGAAGTCGGAAACAACTGGATGGTGCTGGGACCATTCTTGATCGAGTCGACGTAGAATTTTCCGTTTGGGTTCACGTTGGGAACCGGGACAAGCCATTTGGAGGTTTGCAGACTGATTGCTAACGAAACAAGCTCTCCTGGCGAGTCGGATTCGGAAGACGGCGATTTCGGCTTTGCACCGATAAACGAATCAACGTCGAACCGTTCCTGGGCGGGGCGGTTGGCTTCGTTTTGCTGGGGGGGGTGCGCTGCGGTGCTCGAATCGATCCCTTCCGTTTTTTCCACAAAAGGCTGCGGCGGATCCAAGTTCTTTCCACCCCACAGGGGACGGGTCGGTGTTGCGGGAACCGATGGCGGCGCAAGGGTCACTGCGGGTTGGGTGTTAAGACGGGAAAGGGCAGGCGGTGAGGCATGAGTCTCGACGGCGGGCGGGAGCGGAACGGCAACCTTTTGAGGCTCCCTGCCAATGTACTTCGCAATCAATTCTGGATTCCGATAGATCAGCAGGGCTGGAATCGCCAAAATCAGTGGCGGCAAAGCGACTTGGAGCACCGTCCCAAGTGGGCTTGGTTGGCGTTTTTTCGATGGCTTTCGCGACTGGACCTGCGCGGGATTGACGAGTGGGGGACTGCTGCTGGGCGGCATGGAATCCGATCTATGAAGTCGATCGACCATCGAATCCGTCATCGCCTACGAGTGCAAGGAAGGTAGAATCCAAAAAACAAGGTGAGAGAGCGTTCTCTTACTCGCTCACTGCATCCATCCCTAAGAACCTATCCGAAAACGGTCTGACCCTCTCTTGGTCTGAGCGTATGGATAGCGATTCCATTGGAAAACAACGAGTTTTTGAGCAATCGAAACGTCGGTCGACAAAGGGTCAGACCCCTTTCCGGATAGTTTCTAAGCCATGCACTAGATTAGCACCTTGTGATTGCGTTCTCTACCCGCAAAATCGGGTTGGCGTGGCAAGCGGATTCTCAGAGCCGGGCGATGGCGCAAGAGCTTGAATCAGGATGTCGGTGGGAAAAGGGGATCCGCCCTGAACGCTTGCGCTCTTCTTTCGGCGTCGGGATCGACCCATCCGATCTTAGCGATCGTAGTGATTCTGTCTCTTTTTCCTTTGTTTCCACATATTCGTTGACAATTACGCTCTGATCGGCGCGGCAATTCCTTTTGCCGGTTACGGAGCCTGCGTAGACTGTAGGGTAGGGCGACCTGGATCGGTCGCCGCGCGTCGCTGAATTGGCTCGTCTCGTCTCATCCAACGCGCGTTTAGCGCTCATTTGGCTCCAAATCCCTGGTTCACATTGTGGTTCGAACGCACTGCAAATCGACGGTTTCCAGCACACCACGATGCCAGGGTGCATCTTGGCGCTGCAGGATCGGCTTCGTCGCAGGAGTCGTTGGGGGCATTGTTTTTGGGATCGGCATGGCTGCGATCCGGCCCGGCGTGGCTCAAGAGCTGGGGACGTACCCTCCGCGGTCGATGATTGGTCCGGACGCTTCCTCGGGGAAACCCAATCCCGACAAGCTGCGGATCGAAGGCTTCTTTTTCCTCGATCGATCTGGCACGCCCGTTTTGATGCCGGGGGTGTCTTACGAGGAATTTGACCGCTTGAAGAACCTGGAAGCGGGTATTGATTCTCGTAGCGACGTCTTCGATTTTCAGTCGCTTGAGATTATAGGGACGGCATCCGAAGGCAGAGCGGAGTTGAAGGTCGTGATCCGGTTGACGATCGATTCGACCGGTGGCCGGACCGTTGCAATCCCGTTGGGGATGCAGAACTTCCACCCGCTTGGGCCACCCGATGTGACAGGGCTCGACGATTTTCACATGGCTGGATCGGGAAGCGATTCGGGCCATCGCTTGTTGGTGAATACGAAACAGCGTCATGAAGCCGTCGTGACAATGAACGTTGCGGCGCGGGTCGAGCCTGGCCCACCGAGTTCGTTGGAATTTCGTCTTCCCGATGTGCCCTCGCAAGTTCGTATCGCCACGGATGAAAACGCTGTCACGGGCGAGATTGTTGGACGAGGCGATGAAGTGATCCAATCGACCGGTGATGCGGACAAACCCTCGGCGTTTTTGATTGAGAGCGGTGGTGGTACCTTCACGTTGCGGTGGGGAAAACTCGATCGGGATGGCGACAATTCGCCTCAGCTTGAGATTGACAATAGTAGCATTGTGTTGCAGTGGGATTCACCCCAAGATCAACCGATGGTTTCCTGTCAGATGATTGTTCGAAACGCTCGGGGTGTGGTGGACAAGGTCAAGCTGAGACTCCCTAAGAATTCGTCCTTGTTTGGGACCCCGACGCTCGGCACGAGCGAACAGGAAGTTGAGATGATTGGTCCGACGCCTTCGCCGGAGGGCGACACGATTGAGGTTCGGATCCCTGAGATCCCCGAACGACAACAGCGCGTCGATTTGCGATTGACTCTTCAAATGAACATCGACCAACCCTCGGCGGTAACGCCGATGGTGTTTCGTGTTCCTGAGGTGATCGGTGCCCTTCGGCAACGGGGCGAGATCCAGGTCATGACCGGAGACGATTATCGGTTGCGCTGGCGATCACGGCCTTGGGTGCAGAGCACGTTGGCTCAGCCGGACGACGAGAGCGGTCGATCCTACTTTTTTCGCTACGACCGTGCATCCTTTGACCTGCCGATGTGGTTGGCTACGACACGCCGCCAATTACGAGTCGCGACCGAAGCCGAGATTTCGTTGCATGATACCATCGCTCGGATCGACTATCGGATCTTACCGAGTGGGCGTGCAACCGACGGCACCGTTTTAAAGGTGGATTTTGGCGATTGGCGTTTGCGGTCGATCGAAAATTCTGATTCGGCTCAGCGGATCGAAGCGGTTCAGAACGGATCCTATTACGAAATCTATCTCGAATCGCTGGCCGGCGGTGATCCTGCGCCCATCCGGATGATCGGGGAACACGACCTTGGCCATAGCGACAACCGCAGCGTTTCGTTTGAATTGCCTCGAATCACCGAAATCGAAGACACGATGCTGGTCCAATCGGCCAACGTCTCGATTGCCAACCGGGGGCGGTCGCTTTTGGTTGTCGATTTGGAGGCATCGCAAAACGTGGACCGCTCGATCCTTTCCGAAACCTCCACGATTGGTGAATCGAGCCGGACACGTTATCGCGTGATTCCGCCTGATGCGTCAGGCAAGTTGGTGGGCCGAATCGTCGAACAGTCGCCCAGCATCACGATTGCCGGCAATGCCGCGATCGAAGTCGATCAAGAGAATTTGCGTGCGACACTAGATTGGACCGTCACCTCCTCGCTGGATTTGGAGGGGCGATTGCCGATTCAAATTCCGTCACTGAGTCCGTTACCGAAAAATTCGGACGTCTCACTTGCGGCGCAGCCGTTTCGACAACCAAGTCGGACATTGGATTTGGCGGAAGTCGATTCGATCAACGAGCAAAGCACGCGAGTCGGTGCGGGTGAGCAGGGGCAAGCCGGCGACTTGGAGGGTTTAGCGGAAGCGATGAGTCCAGCGGCGCCCGATGTCGAAACGGAGTTTCCGGCCCAATGGACGGTGTCCGTCAACAGTCTTCAAGCGGTATTGGAGCCCGTTGAGGGTGATCGTTATGTGTTGATCTCGGACCAGTTGGCGAGCGGTTCGATGTCGGTTCAATGGAACTTGATTCGGCCGCTTCGTCGCGATGTGCCACCGAGCGAAAAACGGCAGGCCGATTCGTCGAACGGCGAGGTCACCAGCGGCGACCTTGTTGACGAGGATTTGGCAAGTGGCACGACATCGATCGACCAATTGGAGACGATCACCATCCCACGCCCGGTTGCGGTTGATACAACATTTCGCGGAACCATGCGGGTTTCCTTACAAGGAGATCTTGATACGGAGCTGTTTTCCACCGATGCATCCGCGGAAAACATGATGGTGTTTGACGCCTTGCCGCGAGAACCGATCCGGTTACGCGTTCGTTCTCGAGAAGCCCAAGACCAGAATCTGTTTGTCTCCAAAGCGGTGCTCCGATCGGCCGTCGGCTACGCCACGCGAATGGAACAATTGTTAGCAGAGGTTCAGGGTGGCCGCGAATTGCGGATTGGCCTGCCGGTGGGTGATTTTGCGATTTCAGCGGAAGCGTTTGTTGACGCGCGTCCGGCAGTCGTTCGCCGCGATCGAACGACATTGGTGATCAGTTTGCCCGACGAAACAGGGACGCACTCGGTCGATTTGCGAGTCTGGCTGCCGATGGTGCTATCGCCGATGGCGGGCCGCGTGGAACCCGCTTTGACGCTTCCATTGGGGGTGGGAAGCGTCTATTGGGAGATTGCGTCCCCCGAGAGCAGTCATGTGATTTGGGCGTCGCCTGCGCTCGGACGATCGATGGCGTGGCGCTATGATCGTTGGCGTTTGTACCGTGAACCCACCCGCGCACCGCAATGGTTAGCCGATTGGGTGGGCGAGAATCAATGGGTGGAGATTCCAGAAGGCAATCGCTACCTGTACCTAGGATCGGACGTGCGGTCTTTTCAGGCGGTGCTGGTGTCGCGTTCGGTTTTATGGGCCGCGACCGCATCGATCGTTTTGTTCCTCGCCGTTTTGTTGACGTTTTTTCCCCAATCTCGACATCCCTTGACGGTGGTCGTCGCCGCAGTCCTGTTCGTTGGCATGTTGCTCGTTGCCCCCGATGCTGCGGTGTTGGCTGGACAGATCGGTATGATCGCGTTAGCCCTCGTTGCGATCATGCTTGCGATACGCAGCTTAATCCAAACCGGTGACCAGCACAGCGCGCTGTCATCACGCCCGCGTGGGCGTCGCAGTGATTTTTCGAATCGTCCGAGCCAAGAAGGCCCCGCGTCGGCAAGCAAGTCGTTGTCGGCAACGCGCTCGATAGCTGGATCGTCTCGGGTCAACAAGGTGTCGCCGTGAGTCGAAGGGACCGGACGGTTCGAATCGCGGTGAACCCGATTGGCCGCAGGGTGTGCGCGATCGTCTTGCTGATGTTGACCACTGCGCTGGGTGGTTTGCCGAATCGGAGCGCCGTCGCTGCCACTCAAGAGGCCACGGCTACGGAAGAGGCCGCTGCGACTGAAGAGGCCGCTGCTACCGAACAGGCCGCTGCGACCGAACAGGCCAGTGCTACCGAAGAGGCGGAGCTCGCGTTACCGACCCGGTTGCCCGATGGTCGTCGTTTTCGGCCACTGGCTTTGTACCATTCACAGTTGGTCGAATTGGTCCCGCGAACGTTCCAGCCGATTTCGATCACACGATTGCGAGCCGCGTTGGAAATCGCTGGTAGCTTGATTCCGGATGAGAATGCCACTCGCGTTCGCAGTTCACTTTACGTCGTTCAGCTTGTTGACGATACGTTGATCAGCGAGCGGTCGAGGTTGGAGATCGAATCGGATGTCGAAGGTCCTGCACGGGTGAATCTCGGCCCCGTCAATATGGCAATCCGATCCGCGGTTGGAGCTGTGCGTCCCACGCTGTCGGAGTCGATTCCTCGCTTGCAGTCCGATGACGGGAATCTGGTCGCCGTGGTCGATGGTGACACGCAAATTCCGTTTGCCTGGAGTTTGAAGAGCCAAACACAAGGTTTGTCCAAGCAATTCGATTTGCGAATTCCGGTGTCGCCACAGACACGTTTTGTGCTGCAGGTGCCTGGGGCGGTCTATGTCGAATCACTGCATGGCGTGTTGAGGCGGTCACCGGGGCCGCCACCGGAAATTGAGAATCCAAGCCGGTCCAGCGATTTGGTGTACTACGTATTGGATGCAGGCGGGCTCGATCACGTGACGTTGAGGACGCGACGTCAAGACGACACGGATCGCCCGTTGCCGACGTTGGTTCGTAGCAGTTCCACGCGATACGACTTGTACACGACGCACTTGGCTTGGACCTACCAAGTCTCACTACAGTTACGTTCGTTTGAATCTTTGCCGACGATGTTGATTGGCGGAAGCACGGTCACCTCGATCAAGGTGAATTCCGAAGAGACCGCGTTTTCTTCTGTTCCTATCTCCGACGGGGTCGAACGGATTGAGGTGGACGCAGAACGCGACGTTTCACTGAGTGATCTTGCACTGACGACGATGACGATTTCGGGTCAATCGGTTTGGCAAGCTGAGAACGGATGGTGCAATCTTCCGAAGCCACAATTGTTGATCGACTCGATTGTGTCAACGGAAGTCACCAGCTCCGTGCAATTGACCTGTATCACACCGCTGCGGGTTTTGCAGTGGCAGTTGCCTGAGGGTTGGGCGGTGCAAAGTGAATACGCGACCAGTGAGCAGAGTCGCACGTTGAGCGCAACAGGGCCGCCGATGTTGTCGGTCGTGGATCGTCCGTCACCGCCGTTTGAGGAATCTCCATTGACGGGCCAGCCGAGAACTGGCGATGAGATGCGTTTGCCCGTTTGGTCGCGAGTTCGTGTGGCAGAGGAATCGCCGCTACGTGAAGCGACCACAACGTTGCGGATGACGCTAAACGATGCGGTGGTTTCGGCGACAGCCGATTTGCGAGTTCGCTTGGATCCCCAGCGTATCGAGCCGGTTCGATTGCAGATGCAAGAAGGTTGGTCGATTCGGTCGATTACGTTGCCCGTTTCTGGACGCACGATTGAAACGCCCTCCATTGATCCGGCCAGTGGTCAGTTTCTTGTGTGGCCGGAGGCGTCGGACGTGTCGGATTCCGAACTATGGATTCGTGCAAGCGGCCAACGTCGGACGCGACCACGGCTCGGTCAAAACGATGCGGATGTGACGATTCCTGCTGCCTGGTTTTTGCGATATGTCGATGTGGAAGCCGATTTTTTTGCCTCGTTTGTCCCCCCGAGCGATCTGGATTGGTCGAGTCAGGTCTCGTTATTACCTCAACGCATCCGTCGCCAGGACATCCCCCAACGCTATCTTGAATTTTTTGATTCGCCGGACGACAAAACTCTCTATCTACGTAGTGAAACGGGGCAAACGCCGGCGCTGACCCTGCAACCGCCGAGTGTCGCGTTCGATGTAGCGTTGACCTTGTCAATGCGTATCGAAGGAAGCGAAGTGGATGAACAGTTGGTGATCGAGACCTCATCGACCAATCAGTCGCCTCCTCGAATCTTGGTGCAAACGGGGCCTGCCCTTGGTCGACCGGCATTGCATTGGAGCCTTCACCCGATCGACGGCGACGTTGCGATCAGCGTGCCTCGATCTGATGTGCGTCTGGAGAATCCAACGCAGGAAGGGGTTTATGACCTTGATCTTTCAGACACCAATCTTCGCGGTTATCGATTGATTGGCCGACGACACTTTGACAGTGTCGATGAATTGCCGATTCGTTTGCCCTTTGTTTCGAATGCAACGTCGCAATCTGCTGAGGCTTTTATTGGTGAGGGATTGACGGTCAAGCGTTGCGACCCGTCCGTGCTGCGAGTTCCTGCGGACCCCAGTTTCCGTTTCGATGATCGCTCGGTTCCCACTCCGATTCCGATGGCGCCGGCTGAGTCGTTTCGTCCACCCTCGTCGGTGGAAATCGATTCGATGGAGGCTACGGTTGTTCGCCGCGATGATCTCGTCGATCCCGTGATGAAGACGTTGACACGGCTACGCTATGATGCCGTGGATCAACCTTCGGTGGTGATAGCCGAAGCAGCCGCGAATCCGAATGTCAACTTGGTTTGGCGGCAGTGGGTGTCGCTCGTTGCGTCGAATCACGGGATCGATCGCATCGAAACGCTGCTGGACGTTTCCACGGAAGAGCCAATTTTGGTCCGCGCGGAACCCGATATGCGGCTCGCCTCCGTTGAACGCAATGGGGTGAGAATCGAGACGGCGTCCCCCTTTCCTGGTCCGCTCAGCGTCGCGCCGAGTGGTCGAGGAACGGTGGATCGAATCCGAATCATATGGACGCGGCAAGACATTCACGATCGTTGGTGGCGTCATTGTACGATTCCTCGTGTCGACGTGAACGCGGTGGTGATGCGCTCGGACTATCGAGTCAGTGCATCGTCCGATTCGTTCCTACCTTTGACTCTTTGGCCTGATTTGAGCGCCACCGACGGCACGGTGCCGATCGTTCCTGGTGATCAAGTGTGGTTGGTGCGACGCAACAATGCACTTGCGTTGGGGTCACTCATCGCGATCGTGGTTTTCGCCGGTTCTTGGTGGATCGCTCGTTACTCCCTTGTCGCGGTATTGCTGCTTGTGGTTGGGATGTCGGTCTTCGTGCTGTTGTGGTGGTCTTGGAACTCGGTCATCATCGGTTGGCTGCTGATTCCCGCAGTGGTCGCAGGATTGCTTGTCAGCAGCCTCGATTGGAAACGGGTGTTGCGGCGTCGTTGGCAGGAACCCTCGGACAACGCGGACAGTCTGTCGTTAGCCAACGAGGATTCGATGAGTTACGGTGGTTCGACCGTCCTTCGCGGTTTGTTGATCCTGTCGGCGTTGTATGGCGGACGGTTCGCAACCGGTAACCGTGTGGCCATCGCGCAGGAAAACGCGGCAACGATGGCTCCCAGGTCTGTCACCGGATTGGAAACACCGAACCAGCGCAATGGCGGTGCCGCGACGGATCTCAATGAGAGCGACCGCCTAATCGATCTGCTGCTGCCGGTCGACAGCGATGGCAACCGGGTCGGAGATAAAGTTTACATACCGGGCGATTTGAAAACTCGTTTGCTTGCGAGCGAGTCGACAACCGAGCCAGCGGACGCGCGTTTTGAGTCGGCTCAGTATCAATTGCAAATCAATGCGAATGATGATACCTCGCGTCCCTATACGCCGCTGATCGAAGCGGAGTATGTCGTCTACACCGACCGCGAAACCGATCGCGTCCGTTTGCCGATTGCGCCCCAAGCGATCCGTCGAATCGAATGGGTTCAAGACGATCAAGATCGGATCGCTCAGCACGTCGCAGAGTCGCTGACCCATGTCGTTGTCAACACGCCCACCGCGAGACGATTCCGGTTCAGAATCACGATGATTCCCGTTTTTACGATCGTCGACAACAAGATGCGTTTTTCGATGGCGGTCCCACCCATTGCTTCGTCTCGATTGACGGTCGAGGGCAGCGGCAGCATCGACCAAGTTCGTGTCTTGCAATGTGCCGGTCAGTTGGTTGGCCAACGACAATTGCAGATCTGGTCCGCAGATCTTGGGCCGATCACCCAATTGAGCGTTGAGGTGGAAACCCACCATGCGGACACGGCGGTCAATGCACGACCACTTCGCAGACGGTATTGGATCCATGCTGGGACGCAAGCGACGACCGTGGAGTGTCAAGTGGAGCCGACGGACTCGGTTGCGATGGGCGATACCGTTTCGGTGACGATTCGTGATTCGGGGATGCCAACGGTTGTTTCACCCAGTTGGCAGATTGAACAGACCCTGTTGCTAAGTCCAACACGTCGTGAAGTGACGGTGGCAGCCTTGGTGGATAAACCTGGCCCGATTCAGCTGATTTGGACGTTGGCGTCGCGGTTGAGTGACCCCGATTTGGTTGAAGACGCGGTCGCGATGGTCATCCCCGACGTCGTTGAATCGAACACCACCGAGATCGAGCCCGCTTGGATCGCGATTGATCATGACAGCAGCATCCGTGTGTCGCCTGTGACACGCGAGCCTTTGGAAGCCTTGACCGATGATCAGTTTCTGGCTGCCTGGACAGGGTTTCGTGGTCAAAAGCCAAATCGTACGTTTGTGGCGATTGGCCAATTGCCATCGCTTCAATTGGTCCGTATTCCCATCCGAGCGGCGACGATTCGACAGGCCCATCAGGTTCATGTCGGCGCCGAGTTGATGGAGATTCGTTATCAAGCCGATATCACGCAACCGGCCCCATCAAGCGAGCGATGGATACTGTCGTTGCCGCAGGGCGTTTCGCTGCGGACGCTGCGTATCGACGATCAAATGGTTCAACCACGGCCGATTCAATCGGGGGACGTGACCGAAGTGTTGCTGAGCGATTTGTCGGACCTCAATGTCACACGCATTGAAGCGATCGCCGTGGCAAAGTTGCAATCTCAAGGTTCGTTTGGACT of the Novipirellula artificiosorum genome contains:
- a CDS encoding U32 family peptidase translates to MSGLLKSELLMPAGSLERLKVAVLYGADAVYLGTPDMSLRTKSDFGLEEVLEGVRFAHQHNVRVYLTLNLFAHNKDVEKLDAFVDTVRKVQPDGLIIADPGVFQYVRDRAPEIPLHVSTQANVCSSLGVRFWHSQGAQLVVLAREVSFEELSEIRQDCPEVKLEAFVHGAMCMTYSGRCLLSNFMCERGANQGNCANSCRWNYKLHLKLKDGTIKDLVIDDSNREMFEFLLEEGVRPGELMPIVEDERGSYILNSKDLCLLPKLDQYLKLGIDSLKVEGRNKSMYYVAVVARAYRMAIDAWQRDPDHWSPDPFMAELERVPSRGYTLAFHHGRLTNLAHGYQHTGQVADAEFAGYVVDQQEDALIIDVRNRLDAGDVLEFVPPRSEVPVRLRLYAFEIVGRQQTQEVVHAGQGLRLRVPLTRFDHEDRSTLRQRLPVLTVIRKEKPLTEAEHARVKLDRDARRLEAAERTDGKDSAEQDRSRYALHQIQLRSALAKQAERAEPKFIRQGNPGCCGKGCNGCLVFWHDPAYAKGRELMQQQKFGERLKTKAIRLGDSERG
- a CDS encoding transposase, which produces MLRSRACLPFDWAILNRKENRHPIVCSDMWQAYLKVIAKKVPHAIRILDRFHVMHRQA
- a CDS encoding TIGR04086 family membrane protein, which produces MAAIRPGVAQELGTYPPRSMIGPDASSGKPNPDKLRIEGFFFLDRSGTPVLMPGVSYEEFDRLKNLEAGIDSRSDVFDFQSLEIIGTASEGRAELKVVIRLTIDSTGGRTVAIPLGMQNFHPLGPPDVTGLDDFHMAGSGSDSGHRLLVNTKQRHEAVVTMNVAARVEPGPPSSLEFRLPDVPSQVRIATDENAVTGEIVGRGDEVIQSTGDADKPSAFLIESGGGTFTLRWGKLDRDGDNSPQLEIDNSSIVLQWDSPQDQPMVSCQMIVRNARGVVDKVKLRLPKNSSLFGTPTLGTSEQEVEMIGPTPSPEGDTIEVRIPEIPERQQRVDLRLTLQMNIDQPSAVTPMVFRVPEVIGALRQRGEIQVMTGDDYRLRWRSRPWVQSTLAQPDDESGRSYFFRYDRASFDLPMWLATTRRQLRVATEAEISLHDTIARIDYRILPSGRATDGTVLKVDFGDWRLRSIENSDSAQRIEAVQNGSYYEIYLESLAGGDPAPIRMIGEHDLGHSDNRSVSFELPRITEIEDTMLVQSANVSIANRGRSLLVVDLEASQNVDRSILSETSTIGESSRTRYRVIPPDASGKLVGRIVEQSPSITIAGNAAIEVDQENLRATLDWTVTSSLDLEGRLPIQIPSLSPLPKNSDVSLAAQPFRQPSRTLDLAEVDSINEQSTRVGAGEQGQAGDLEGLAEAMSPAAPDVETEFPAQWTVSVNSLQAVLEPVEGDRYVLISDQLASGSMSVQWNLIRPLRRDVPPSEKRQADSSNGEVTSGDLVDEDLASGTTSIDQLETITIPRPVAVDTTFRGTMRVSLQGDLDTELFSTDASAENMMVFDALPREPIRLRVRSREAQDQNLFVSKAVLRSAVGYATRMEQLLAEVQGGRELRIGLPVGDFAISAEAFVDARPAVVRRDRTTLVISLPDETGTHSVDLRVWLPMVLSPMAGRVEPALTLPLGVGSVYWEIASPESSHVIWASPALGRSMAWRYDRWRLYREPTRAPQWLADWVGENQWVEIPEGNRYLYLGSDVRSFQAVLVSRSVLWAATASIVLFLAVLLTFFPQSRHPLTVVVAAVLFVGMLLVAPDAAVLAGQIGMIALALVAIMLAIRSLIQTGDQHSALSSRPRGRRSDFSNRPSQEGPASASKSLSATRSIAGSSRVNKVSP